Genomic DNA from Mycobacterium stomatepiae:
ACGGATGGCCGTGGAGGCCGGGGTGCCGATCGTTCCGCACATCGTCTGGGGTGCACAACGGATCTGGACCAAGGGCCATCCCAAGAAGCTGCTACGTCCGAAGGTGCCGATCATGGTGCTGGTCGGTGAGCCGATCGAACCGACACTGGGGGTGCCGGAATTGCGGGGGCTGCTGCACTCGCGGATGCAGCATTTGCTGGAACGGGCGCAGGAACAGTACGGACCGCACCCGGCCGGTGAGTTCTGGGTGCCGCGCCGACGGGGTGGCGGCGCCCCCTCATTGGCCGAGGCCGCGCGCCTCGACGCCGAAGAGGCGGCCGCACGGGCAGCACGGCGGGCTGAGGCCGCGGGGGCGCCGGAGTAGCTGCCGATGCCGGAGCCGACCTATCGCACGTTGGAGATCTTGTCCCAGTTGGGAGTCTTCGCCACGGGCACCAGGATCAGCTACCGCGGGGTCGAGAACATTCCGCGGCGTGGGGGCGCGGTCGTCGCCATCAATCACACCAGCTACGTCGACTGGCTCCCGGCAGGTCTGGCCATGCGTCGCCGTCGCCGCCGGCTGCGATTCATGATCAAGGCCGAGATGCAGCAGGTGAGGGTGGTCAACTTCCTGATCAAGCGCACCGGCACCATTGCGGTGGACCGAAACGCCGGGTCCGGTGCCTACGCGGTGGCCGTGCAGCGGCTGCGCGAGGGCGAGCTGGTCGGGGTGTATCCGGAGGCGACCATCAGCCGCAGCTTCGAGCTCAAGGGGTTCAAGACGGGCGCCGCCCGGATGGCTCTCGAAGCGGGCGTGCCGATCGTCCCCGTCATCGTCTGGGGTGCGCAGCGGATCTGGACCAAGGACCACCCGCGAAGCATCGGCCGCTACCACGTGCCGATCACCGTGCAGGTGGGCTCGCCGTTGCGCGCCGGCGACGACATCGCGCGGACCGACGCCGCGCTGCGGGAGGCCATGACCAAGTTGCTGTACGAGGCGCAGCGGCAGTATCCGCACCCGGTCGGGGAGTACTGGGTGCCGAACCGGCTGGGCGGCGCAGCGCCGACGATGGCCGAGGCGGCGCGCATCGAGGCCGACGAGGCCGCGGCGCGGGCAGCCAATCGCACTCCGCGCCAGTAGCCTTAGAGCGAAGGAGACGACATGGCTGAGGGGTTCTACCGGTTCGGGGAGCTGATCGTTCCCCCGCTGGTCGCGATGAACGGGACCAAGTTCACGTTCCACGGGCTCGAGAACATTCCGCAACGCGGCGGCGCGCTGATCGCGCAAAACCACACCAGTTACCTGGACTGGCTTCCGTCGTTGTTCGCCGCGCGGGAACGGGGCCGGCGGATGTACTTCATGATCAAGGCCGAGATGGCCGACGTGAAGGCCGTCGACTACGTGATCAAGCACGCCAGGCTCATTCCGGTGGACCGCCGCAATGGGCACGACGCGTTGGCGCTGGCGGTGCAGCGACTGCGTGCCGGCGAACTGATCGGCATGCACCCCGAGGCCACGATCAGCCGCAGTTTCGAACTCAGGGAGTTCAAGACCGGGGCCGCGCGGATGGCGCTGGACGCGCAGGTGCCGCTCGTCCCGCTGGTTGTCTGGGGCGCTCACCGGATCTGGCCCAAGGATCATCCAAAGAAATTGTTCCGCAACAAGATTCCGATCACGGTGTCGGCCGGGCCGCCGATTCCGCCGCACGGCTCCGTCGAGCAACTCAACGCGGCGCTACGCCAGGCGCTCAACGCGTTGCTCTACCGGGTGCAGGAGGAGTATCCGCACCCGGAGGGCGAGTTCTGGGTGCCGCAGCGCCTCGGCGGCGGCGCACCGAACCGCGATGACTCCCAGCAGATCCGGCTGGTGGAACTGCAGCAGCGCGCCCAGAAGTACGGGACCGACGGGGTGACGCGGCCGGGCGACATGCAAAGCGGACGGCATTGACAACGGCGACCGGCTGGACGGGCGGATCGCCTGAGTGAGAGCTCAATGACGGCGCCGACTTCGCGGCCGGCGCTCATCGCGTGCGATGTCGACGGCACGTTGTTCGACGACAACGAAACGATCACACCGCGTACTCGTGACGCGGTGTGCGCCGCCGTCGCCGCCGGCGCGAAATTCATTGTGGCAACCGGCCGGCCGCCCCGATGGATACGTCCCATCGTGGAGGAGCTGGGGTTCGCGCCGATGGCGGTGTGCGCCAATGGCGCCGTCATCTACGACCCCGCCAACGACCGGGTGGTGTCGACGCGCACGCTGCCCGTCGACACCCTCGCGGAGTTGGCCGAGCTCGCGACCCGCGTGATTCCGGGTGCCGGTCTGGCGGTGGAGCGGATCGGCCGAAGCGCCCACGACACGGCGACTCCACAGTTCGTCAGCTCGCCCGGCTATGCGCACGCGTGGCTGAACCCGGACAACACCGAGGTGTCGATCGAAGACCTGCTCAGCTCGCCGGCGATCAAACTGTTGATCCGCAAGTCGGGTGCCCGCAGCGCGGACATGGCTGCCGAACTCGCCAAGCACGTCGGCATCGAGGGAGACATCACCTACTCCACCAACAACGGGCTGGTCGAGATCGTGCCGCTGGGGGTCAGCAAGGCCACCGGCATCGCCGAGATTGCCAGGCCGCTGGAGATCGTCAGCGGCGAAGTGGTGGCGTTCGGTGACATGCCCAACGACCTGCCGATGCTGCAGTGGGCCGGACATGGCGTGGCCATGGGCAACGCGCATCCCGAGGTGCTGGCGGTCGCCAACGAGGTCACCGCGCGCAACAGCGACGACGGGGTGGGGCGCGTGCTGGAACGTTGGTGGGACTAGCCGGTGTCGTCCTCTGCCGTAGGCGTAGCAAATGTGGCAGACTGCGCGCGTGCCCGCCTTTCGGCCCGTTGCCCCTCGTCAGGTGTTCGCTTGGCCGCAGGTCGACGGCGCCGCCGGCGGTGATTTGTCCGGTTCGGAGGACCGGTAGTGGCGTCGGAAGAAGAGCCGCCGAAGGGCAGCGAGGAGAAGCCCGAACCTCTCAGCGAGAGCACTGACGCCGACCAGCCCGTGGATGAGGACGGGAAATTCTCGTCCGGCGGCAGCATCGAGTTCCAGGACGCGGCGACGACCAAGCCGCGCCCGCCCACACCCGCCGAAGTGCGGGCGCGCAACAAATACGAGAAGAAGCAGAAGGAACTCGAGGAGGCACGGCTGGCGGCCGAGGCAAAGCGGCGCCACCAGAAACGCGTCTTGATGGGCGCCGCTGCCGCCGTCGGCGTGGTGGGCGTGGTGGCCGGCCTCGGCTACTGGGCGTTGTCGGAACCGACCGTCACCGCCCAGTGCGTCCAGGAGGACCCGAACGGTCAGCCGGTCATCGTGCCGGACAGCTACTGCACCGGCCACACCGAGGGACTCAACGGCTTCTTCTTCTACGGCGGCCACCAGTATCACTACTACTACGGCAGCTCCGGGTCGGTGGGTTCGCGCCCGATCGGCGGCTCGACCACCGCGCCCAAGGGCGCCAACATCACCACCAAGTCGGGATCCAGCATTTCGCGCGGCGGACTGGGCGGCTCGTCCCCCGGGAAGAGCAGCGGCTCGTGAAGCGCGCCAGGCACAAGCCGCGACCGAATTGGCAGTCGACCGTGGAATCGCAAGGCCTGGTGTACGGGACGCCCGCACGTGACGCCAGGGGGCGCGACCGGCCGTACTGGGACGAGTCGGTCCACTACGAGTTCGAGATGGACGAGATCCTGGCACTGGAAGCCGATGTCGAACTGTTGCATTCGATGTGCCTGAGCGCCGTCGAGCAGGTCGTTCTGATGGAACGGTACGCCGAATTCGGTCTGCCGGAATGGAGTTGGCAGCCTATCGCCGAATCGTGGCGGCGCTGCGATCCCCATGTGTACGGTCGCTTCGACTTACGCTACGACGGCCGACGGCCGGCGGTGTTGCTCGAGTACAACGCCGATACGCCGACGACGCTACTGGAAGCCGCGATCCTGCAATGGTATTGGCTCAAGGACTGCTTCCCCGGTGACGACCAGTGGAACTCATTGCATGAACAGCTCGTCGACCGCTGGAAGCAGCTGCGGGATCTGCTGCCCAGCGACGAGCTGCACCTGAGTTGGTCGGGCGTGTAGGCCACCGGCGAGGACCAGATCACCACCACCTACATGCAGGAGGCCGCCGCGGAGGCGGGCTTTCAGACCATCGGGCTGACGATCGAGGACCTCGGCTGGGACTCCGCCCTGGAGCGATTCGTCGATCTCGAAGAGTCCCAGATTCACGCCGTCTTCAAGCTCTACCCGTGGGAATGGGTGCTCGACGACGAGTTCGGCAAGCACGTGGTGTCCAGCCTGCCGCAGACGGCGTGGATCGAACCGCTGTGGAAAACGTTGTTGTCCAACAAGGCAATTCTGGGCATCTTGTGGGAGATGTATCCGGGTCACCCCAACCTGTTGCCTGCCTACATCGACGATCCGCACGAGCTGACCGAGTATGTCCGTAAGCCCAAGCTAGGGCGCGAAGGCGCGAACATCACCGTCGTGGGCGCCGGCATCCAGACCGCCACCGGCGGCGTCTACGGCGAAGAGGGATACGTCTATCAGCTGCTGGACCCGCTGCCGGAGTTCGACGACATGCGTCCCGCCCTGGGCGCGTGGATCGTCGGCGATACAGCGGCCGGTCTCGGCATCCGCGAGACGGCGGGACTGATCACCGACGACGGCGCGGCCTTTGTCCCACACCGGATTCCCCAGAAGTGAACTTCTGAGCAAGTGAACGGAGTTGATCACCGATGACGACAAACATCGTGGCACTGAATTCGGGCTATTGGGACCACGGTTATTGGGCGGTGCTCGGCCGCGGTGCGGGCGCCATCATCTTGTACGCGATCGTCGGCCTGGTGCTGATGCTGGTCGGGTTCTATGCCATCGACCTGACCACACCGGGGCCGCTGCGCAAAATGGTCAACGTCGGAAAGCCGAACGCGATCATCGTGTCCGCCGCGGGCATGGTGAGCATGGCGCTGATCGTGGTGCTGGCGATCTACTCGTCGTCCGGAAAGCTGGCCGAAGGGCAGGTGGGATCGGCGGTCTTCGGGTTGGTGGGCATCATCGCCCAGGTGGTGATGATGCGGATCGCCACCATGGTGATCGGCCTCGACATGGATAACTTGTTCAACTCCGACGAATTCAACTACGAGGCGCTGATGGTCGCCGCCGCGCAGGTGGCGCTCGGCATCGTGGTGGCGGTCGCGATCCTCTGACTTAGCGCCGAATCACCGGGGCCGCAGGCTTTTTGGTGGCACAGTGGCTGCGGTCAGCGTGTCCGCGTCGATAGTTTGAGGGCGGTACGGCAGCGATGGCAGGCGCGCCGACATCGTTGCGGCAGGGTCGTCGCAGGCCTCGCTCAGCCCGCACAGAAACGCCCATTCGTGTTCGTCACTGCCGAAATAGACGACAGTTGTGAACGTTTCGTGAAACCGTTGCCATGCCGAGCGCAGGGATTCGTTGCGCCACAATGTGGGGCAGCCGGCCTGGGCGACGACCACACGACCGATATCTCGGCACCGTCGCAGAAAGTCGGTGCCGTAGAGCCGGTTGTGCTGGACGGGCTCGATGCGCTCGTCGGGAAGATCGATCACCACGATGTCGTAGGGCGTGGCGGCGCGCTCCACGAATTCCCAGCCGTCGCGGTAGTGCATGGCGACGGGCCCGGATCCTGTTTCCGCCCGGCGGAGTTCGTCCTGCGTGTAGCCGTAGGGCAGGTGACGCGCGCACAGCCGCACGGCCTCGCGATCGATGTCGACGTGGTCGACATGCGTGGCCCCTGAAGCGACCGCCTGCTGGCTCACCACGCCCTCGCCCGAGCCGATGACGAGCACCCGTTGGGCCTCGCCGGCCAGCAGCAGCGCCGGCACCAGCAGCGCCTCGTGATAGACGAGCTGGCTGAACTCGGTGCTCTGACGTTCGCCGTCGCTGAACAACGACAAGCCCTGCTGGGTGCGGCCGATCACCAGGTTCTGGAACTCGGTGTCGACATCGCAGACGACCTCGGACAGCTCCCAGATCCGTGTCAGACCTGGCGCCAGCGGCTCGGCGATCTCCCATCGGTTGTCCGACGGTTCATTGAAATACGTTGGCAACGAGGGAAACCCATTAAAACCTACCGCCGCATAGCTCGCGGTGTAGGCGCCCGTGTCGGCGATCTCGACCCGGTCGCCCGGACTCAGGGTGACCGGTAGCGGATAGCATTGGTAAAGCACGTCGTCGCCGTCGCACGTCGGACCCGCGACGACCGCATCGTCGATGGGATCGCCGTCCCGGTCGGTCGTAAGCCGGTACCGGATGTACTCGTTCTCCGTCTCGGCGAGACCGCTGTAGCGGCCGATGTCGAGGTACACCCAGCGCCGCGCGTCGGTGCCGGTGCGCACCGCGACCACCTCGCAGCTGATCGTGCCCGCCGAACCGGCGATCGCCCGGCCGGGCTCGACGGCCAGCTGCGGCGGGTGTGCGCCGAAGTGGCGGGCCAGTGCCGTGGCGATGGCCTCGGCGATGACGTCGAGATCCGGCGCGGCGACCGCGTACGCCAGCGGGTACCCGCCACCGGCGTTGAGCGTGGTGAGTTCACCGATCTCGTCGAAAATCGGAGCAGCACAACGTATTCCCAGCTCCCATGCCGCCGGGTCGAGTTGCTGCGAGCCGACGTGAAAGCTCACACCCTCGGCGTGCAGTCCCAGCCGCTGGGCGTGCCGCAGTAATCCCGCGGCGGCTTCCGGCGCGCAACCGAACTTGTGCCCGAACGGCGTCACCGACGCCGGAAAGTCCGGTGCGATACGGCATTCCACCGCCGCGCCCGGCGCGTGCTCGGCGATGGCGCCAACTCCCTGTTCGGTGTCGAACGCGAACCGGCGCACCCCGCGGGCATAGGCCCGGGCGATGTCGGCCGCCTTCTTGACGGTGTTCCCGAACGTCATCAGGCTGCCGTCGATCCCGGCGGACCTGCAGGTGTCGACCTCGCCGACCGATGCGACGTCGAACGCGGAGCCCTCCGCCGTCAGCAGGCGCAGGATAGGTTCGGCGGGGTTCGCTTTCACTGCGTATCGGATCTGCGCCTGGGGGAATGCGGTGCGCAGCGCCCGGAAGTTCTGGCGCACCCGACCGAGATCGATGCTCAGATAGGGCGTCTCGGGCACAGGTCGCAGACTAGTAGGCCGGGCGCCACGGGCGGGCCTCGGACTAGGCGTCCGGGTGCGTCGGGATCGAGAAGTGTTCCGGCGGGACGGCCGGGGCGCTGGGTGCCTGTCCCGAGAGCTGGGTGGTGATCCCGTCGAGGATTTCGGTGACGTCGCCGGTGAGGCGGTTGTAGTTCAGCGTTCCGTGCTGGAAGTTCTGCGTGATCTGCAGCGGCTCTTGGATTTCGGCACTGGTCGGCAGGCCCAGCGGGCCGCGTTCGTAGCTTTGCGCGGCCCAGGCGTCATAGATCGCGCCGGTGACGGGTTGCGCTCCGGTCGCGGGCGACCAGTACATCGCGCCCTTGGCGAAGGTGGAGTAGCGGGCGTCGCCGTCGGCGTTGTCCTCCGGCGAGGTCGGGGCGCCCAGCACGCTGTTCATGCCGCCCAGCTCCTGCCAGTGTTGGTAGATCGCGCCGCCCTGCAGCGCCTTGATCAACTCCTCGGGAGGGTCGTTGAAATGGGATGCGACATCCCGGATTTCGTCCATCAGCGCGTAGGCGGCGTTGCCGGGGCAGTCGGTGTTGCCGACGTCGCGGTGCGTGAAGATGGTCGGCAGCGTCGCGAACGCGCCGGCCGGATACGTGGTGTAGTGGCTGCCCGCGGACTCCAATGTCACCGTGCCCTTGGGGTCGACGCCGTCGAGGCCCAGGCGCCAACCCAGCAGCCGCCCGACGGAGCGAAGCTGCAGCGGCGTCGGCGGTACGTCATCGAAGTTGCCGATCATCGCGACACCCCAGGTGTTGCGGTTGAATCCGCCGGTGTGGAAGCCCTCGACCGCCTTGGTCATGCCCCCGGCGCTGCCCTCGAATACCTGGCCGTACTTGTCTACCAGCGCGTTGTAGGCGATGTCGCACCAGCCCAGCGTCTTGGCGTGGTAGGTGTAGATCGCCTTGACTATGCCCGCCGATTCCAGCGGTGAGTAGTCGTTGCTGCCGGCGGTGTGGTGGATGACGGCCGCCCGAATCCCGTTGTCGTATTGCGGACTACCGCACCGCAGCGACTCGTCGGCGCCCCACTGCTCGCGGCTGATGATCGGCGGCGCCTGGCCCGGCATCAGGACCCCGGCCGGCGGCGTCCACTGTGTTTTGGCCGGCGCCTGCGGTGGGGAGATCAGGATCGCAGAGATGTTCTGCCCGAACGGCTGTTCCCTGGAGGCGGGCCGGTAACCGAGATCGTTGACCGGTGGCGGGGGTGGTGCCCCCACGGTCACCGCGGCGTCGAGCGGGCGGGTCACCGCGATCTGCACGGTCGTCGTGGTGCCGACGAACACCGGATCGGTGCTGCGGGGTCCCTCGGTCGGCCCGGATGCCGGGGCCGATTCGCCGGCCGGCGGGCCGTTGTCGGGCGCCGCGGTCTCGTACTCGGTCTGATACCACGGACCCCACGAACCGTCCGCGCGTCTCGCCCGCACCCGGGTCGAGGTACCGGCCAGGTCACCGGTGAGCGCGACCAGAGAAAACGGCATCTCCTGGGTGACTTCGCGTACCGTGACGCCGCCTCCGAGCCCGACCAGCGGCTGCTCGGTGAGCTTGGTGTCGCGCGCCGGCGGCGCGCCGGCATGAGTGCGGTGGTCGCGGGTTAGGTCCGCGACCGCCGAGACCAGGACAACCGTGGCCGCGATGGCGGTAAGCAACATCGTGGGCGCACGGCGGCGAGACGACACCAGCTGATGTTACGTGTGTTTCTGGTGTTATTAATGAGGCGACACGTATTTCCAGGCGTCCAAAACCGGGCCTGAACTGTTCGACGGCACCGCAGAGGAGTGACTCTGCGGTGCCGTCAGGTGACAGGACCCCCGAAGTTCTAGACGGGAGGCAGCGCCGGAGGAAGCGCTGCCGCCGCACCCGGCAGGGCACCGGCCGCACCGGGCAGCGCCGCAGCCGCACCCGGCAGGGCGTGGGCCGCGCCTGGTAGCGCCGCCGCCGCACCGGGCAGGGCGCCGGCCGCACCCGGAAGAGCGCCGGCCGCGCCCGGCAGGGCACCCGCGCCGCCCTGAGCCTGCATGATGGCCGGCATCACCAGACCCTTGAGCAGGTCGATGGCCTGACCAGCGCCGAGCTGGTTGGCGGCCTGCATTACGTCGTTGACGAGTCCGCCACCGCCGCTGCTGCCGCTGCCGCCACCGCCGATCGGCGAACCGCCACCCAGCGTCGACGGGTCGCCCAGGATCGGGTAGGTGCCGTCGACGCCTGGGTCCATCGGTGCGCTGATCGGGACCTCGCCGGGGGCGCCCAGGCCACCGGGAGTCAGGCCGGCCGGGCTGGTCAGCCCGGGATTGGCCAGCGCGGGGTTTAGCCCCGCGCCCGGCATTGTCGGCATGCCGGGAGTGGTCGGCGTCCCGGGCACGCCGGGCGTCAGTGCGCCGGGTGCGGCACCCGGCGTCAGACCCGGGCTGGTCAGACCGGGGCTCGTCAGGCCCGGGCTCGTCAGGCCCGTGGTACCCAAGCCGGGAGTGCCCAGGCCGGGGCTGGTCAGACCGGTGGTCCCCAGGCCCGTCGTCCCGGTGCCCGCGCCGCCAAGCGCGGGAATCGGCGGCAGGTTGACCCCGAACTGGGACAGGCCTTGGGTGAGTGCACCCACGAGCTCGCCGGGCAGGTCGGTCATGACCGCTGCCTGCTTGAAATCGTGGTGCTCGACCGGCTTGGCGCTGGCGGTCGATTCGTAG
This window encodes:
- a CDS encoding lysophospholipid acyltransferase family protein, which produces MPEPTYRTLEILSQLGVFATGTRISYRGVENIPRRGGAVVAINHTSYVDWLPAGLAMRRRRRRLRFMIKAEMQQVRVVNFLIKRTGTIAVDRNAGSGAYAVAVQRLREGELVGVYPEATISRSFELKGFKTGAARMALEAGVPIVPVIVWGAQRIWTKDHPRSIGRYHVPITVQVGSPLRAGDDIARTDAALREAMTKLLYEAQRQYPHPVGEYWVPNRLGGAAPTMAEAARIEADEAAARAANRTPRQ
- a CDS encoding HAD family hydrolase produces the protein MTAPTSRPALIACDVDGTLFDDNETITPRTRDAVCAAVAAGAKFIVATGRPPRWIRPIVEELGFAPMAVCANGAVIYDPANDRVVSTRTLPVDTLAELAELATRVIPGAGLAVERIGRSAHDTATPQFVSSPGYAHAWLNPDNTEVSIEDLLSSPAIKLLIRKSGARSADMAAELAKHVGIEGDITYSTNNGLVEIVPLGVSKATGIAEIARPLEIVSGEVVAFGDMPNDLPMLQWAGHGVAMGNAHPEVLAVANEVTARNSDDGVGRVLERWWD
- a CDS encoding PirG, which produces MPNRRRRKLSTAISAVAALAVASPCAYFLVYESTASAKPVEHHDFKQAAVMTDLPGELVGALTQGLSQFGVNLPPIPALGGAGTGTTGLGTTGLTSPGLGTPGLGTTGLTSPGLTSPGLTSPGLTPGAAPGALTPGVPGTPTTPGMPTMPGAGLNPALANPGLTSPAGLTPGGLGAPGEVPISAPMDPGVDGTYPILGDPSTLGGGSPIGGGGSGSSGGGGLVNDVMQAANQLGAGQAIDLLKGLVMPAIMQAQGGAGALPGAAGALPGAAGALPGAAAALPGAAHALPGAAAALPGAAGALPGAAAALPPALPPV
- a CDS encoding DUF350 domain-containing protein, encoding MTTNIVALNSGYWDHGYWAVLGRGAGAIILYAIVGLVLMLVGFYAIDLTTPGPLRKMVNVGKPNAIIVSAAGMVSMALIVVLAIYSSSGKLAEGQVGSAVFGLVGIIAQVVMMRIATMVIGLDMDNLFNSDEFNYEALMVAAAQVALGIVVAVAIL
- a CDS encoding spermine/spermidine synthase domain-containing protein, encoding MPETPYLSIDLGRVRQNFRALRTAFPQAQIRYAVKANPAEPILRLLTAEGSAFDVASVGEVDTCRSAGIDGSLMTFGNTVKKAADIARAYARGVRRFAFDTEQGVGAIAEHAPGAAVECRIAPDFPASVTPFGHKFGCAPEAAAGLLRHAQRLGLHAEGVSFHVGSQQLDPAAWELGIRCAAPIFDEIGELTTLNAGGGYPLAYAVAAPDLDVIAEAIATALARHFGAHPPQLAVEPGRAIAGSAGTISCEVVAVRTGTDARRWVYLDIGRYSGLAETENEYIRYRLTTDRDGDPIDDAVVAGPTCDGDDVLYQCYPLPVTLSPGDRVEIADTGAYTASYAAVGFNGFPSLPTYFNEPSDNRWEIAEPLAPGLTRIWELSEVVCDVDTEFQNLVIGRTQQGLSLFSDGERQSTEFSQLVYHEALLVPALLLAGEAQRVLVIGSGEGVVSQQAVASGATHVDHVDIDREAVRLCARHLPYGYTQDELRRAETGSGPVAMHYRDGWEFVERAATPYDIVVIDLPDERIEPVQHNRLYGTDFLRRCRDIGRVVVAQAGCPTLWRNESLRSAWQRFHETFTTVVYFGSDEHEWAFLCGLSEACDDPAATMSARLPSLPYRPQTIDADTLTAATVPPKSLRPR
- a CDS encoding LGFP repeat-containing protein, with translation MSSRRRAPTMLLTAIAATVVLVSAVADLTRDHRTHAGAPPARDTKLTEQPLVGLGGGVTVREVTQEMPFSLVALTGDLAGTSTRVRARRADGSWGPWYQTEYETAAPDNGPPAGESAPASGPTEGPRSTDPVFVGTTTTVQIAVTRPLDAAVTVGAPPPPPVNDLGYRPASREQPFGQNISAILISPPQAPAKTQWTPPAGVLMPGQAPPIISREQWGADESLRCGSPQYDNGIRAAVIHHTAGSNDYSPLESAGIVKAIYTYHAKTLGWCDIAYNALVDKYGQVFEGSAGGMTKAVEGFHTGGFNRNTWGVAMIGNFDDVPPTPLQLRSVGRLLGWRLGLDGVDPKGTVTLESAGSHYTTYPAGAFATLPTIFTHRDVGNTDCPGNAAYALMDEIRDVASHFNDPPEELIKALQGGAIYQHWQELGGMNSVLGAPTSPEDNADGDARYSTFAKGAMYWSPATGAQPVTGAIYDAWAAQSYERGPLGLPTSAEIQEPLQITQNFQHGTLNYNRLTGDVTEILDGITTQLSGQAPSAPAVPPEHFSIPTHPDA
- a CDS encoding lysophospholipid acyltransferase family protein — encoded protein: MAEGFYRFGELIVPPLVAMNGTKFTFHGLENIPQRGGALIAQNHTSYLDWLPSLFAARERGRRMYFMIKAEMADVKAVDYVIKHARLIPVDRRNGHDALALAVQRLRAGELIGMHPEATISRSFELREFKTGAARMALDAQVPLVPLVVWGAHRIWPKDHPKKLFRNKIPITVSAGPPIPPHGSVEQLNAALRQALNALLYRVQEEYPHPEGEFWVPQRLGGGAPNRDDSQQIRLVELQQRAQKYGTDGVTRPGDMQSGRH